The sequence GCGGCAGGTTGATCTCGTGGAGGCCGGCGCGCGGGCCGGACGACAGCAGGCGGAGATCGTTGCAGATCTTGGACAGCTTGCTTGCGGCGCGCTTGATGGCGGAGTGCAACAGGACGTAGGAACCGGTGTCCGAGGTCGCCTCGATAAGGTCGCGGGAGGACTTGATGTCCAAACCGGTCACCTCGGACAGCGCGGCGGTGACCTGGTGGCGGTAGCCGGCCGGGGTGTTCACGCCCGTGCCGATGGCGGTAGCACCCAGGTTGACCTCGAGGAGGCGCGCCTGCGCGTCGCGCAGCACGGCCTGCTCTTCCTGCAGGTTGTGCGCGAATGCCTTGAACTCGTCGCCCAGGGTCATCGGGACCGCGTCCTGCAGCTGGGTGCGGCCCATCTTCAGGTAGTCGTGGAACTCGTCTGCCTTGGCGGAAAACGCGTCCTGCAGCTCGTCGAAGCGCTCGATGAGCTGCTCGACGGCGGTGTACAGGCCGAGGCGGAAGCCGGTCGGGTACGCGTCGTTGGTGGATTGGGACATGTTGACGTCATCGTTCGGGTTGATGATGTCGTAGGAGCCCTTCTCCTTGCCCAGGTACTCCAGTGCCAGGTTGGCCACGACCTCGTTGGTGTTCATGTTGACCGAGGTGCCCGCGCCGCCCTGGAAGACGTCGATCGGGAACTGGTCCATGCACCGGCCCTCTTCCAGGATCTGGTCGCAGGCCCAGATGATCGCTTCGGCCTTGTCGCCCGGCAGGGTGTGCAGACGGCGGTTGGCCATCGCGGCCGCCTTCTTCACCATGACCATGCCGCGAATAAACGCCGGGATGGAGTTAATGGTGACGTAGGAGATCTGGAAGTTGTTGATGGCGCGGGTGGTGTGGACGCCGTAGTACGCGTCAGCCGGCACGTCGAGCGCACCGAGCAGATCCTCTTCGGAACGCATCTTGCCGGACTGAGCAGCCTGGGCGCCCGGATCGGTGGTGTCGGCCTCGCCGGCTTTCCCCTGGGCATCGTCACGCACGCCGTGCTCGGCCTCGACCGCGGCGGTGGCATTGTCATCCGCAGCGGCTTCCTTGGCCCGCGCCTTCACGTCGGCGAACTTGACTCCCTCATCCGTCTCCACGGCGTGGGAATCCTTCTTCAGGTTCTTGTCTTTGTTCTTGACCTTGTCCTTGGACTTGTCCTTTTTGCTGTTCTTAGACAATCCAGTCACACTCCTAATTCATTCGAAATGAGGCCTTAAACCAAGGGGCCGTTAAGCACACCTTCGACCATCATAACCAGCCGGTGGAGGCGGTTGAACAGGATTGAAAACTATCCCCTAAAAGCGGGCAACCGCTCAAACCAGGCGAAGACGTCTGCCGCCGTGGCCCCGTCGAGGTGGCGGTGTGCGCTACCGCGCAGGGAGGTGATGGGAACCGCCCCGTCCGGGACGGAGATGTCATCGGTTTCGGGGAGCCCAATCACGCGACACCCGGCGGCGAGCGCTGCGGTCATACCCGCCGTCGAGTCCTCGAACACTAAGCACTGCTGCGGTTCCGCGCCGACGCGGCGCGCGGCTTCGAGGTACATGTCGGGCGCCGGCTTCCCCTGCGGAACCTCGTCGCCGCAGATGGTGTCGGTGAAAAACTCCCGGCCGATGGCGGTAATGGCCGAGTCGGCGACTTCTCGCTGGGTATTGGTGGTCACGAGCATCGGCAGGCCGGCGCGTCGCAGCTCCGCCAACAGCACTCGGACGCCAGGGAACATCGTCAAGCGCTGCGCGAAGAGGTCTTTGATCTTGCTGAACAGCTGCGCCTTGTAATAGGCAGCGTCCGCATCCGTGAGCTCCACGCCGGAAATGCGGGCCATGTAGCGCAGCATGTCGGGAAACGCCGCGCCGATGGTCTGCGCGCGCTCGTCCGGGGTGAGCGAATGCCCCATGAGCGATGCCAGGTAATACATCGCCTCGCCCCACAGCGGCTCCGAGTTGACCAGTGTCCCGTCCATGTCCCAGAAAATGGCGGCGGGAGCAAAGTCACCGGAAGACTCAGAGAGCTCGGAAGGTGCGGGAGTGCCAGGCGATTGCGGCGAGGTGGGAGTGGAATGCGACATGGGGCTTAGTGTACGCAGCGGGCGGTTAGGAAAAATCCGGGAGCTGCGCCAGCGCTTCGTCGTCCGCCCCAGTGGCGCCGGCGGCGTTGTAGATCAGCTCGCGCAGCTCGTCTTTTTCTTCCTTTTCCACAATCGCGCCAGCGAACGAGTCGTTGTATTCGTCGATGTCTTCGACGTGGCGCGTGACGATGGTGGCCAGAACCGGGCCGGTCGGATCGTCCGGCAGCTCGTCCAGCGCGTCGAGGAGGTTCTCGATGCGCGACTTCAGCCCCGGCAGCGCCGCCGGATCGAACGGCTGCTCCCAGTTCTCGCGTTCTTCGGGTTTGAGGTAGCTACCGGTGGCAAAGGATTCGAGATCGCCGATGAACTCGTCGACGTCGGCTTGGAAATCAGCGCGGATGCTCATGCCGCTCATTGTGACCCAAGATCAGCGAGCCCGCACGCCGAGCAGCGAATGAAGTGCCGTCGCCACCACATCCCCGGCCTCCGGGTCGTCGGCGCCGTGGGCTTCGAGGTCTTCCTGGGCCCACTCATCGACACGCTGCAGCACCGTCGGGGTATCCAGATCGTCTGCCAGTGCGGCGCGGACATCGGACACCAAACGCTGCGCACGCGGCAAGCTGCCCGGGCGCTCGGCCACGGCCGCGGTCCACCGGCGCAGGCGCGCAGAGGCCTCCTCGAGCACCTCGTCCGACCAGTCGCGTTCGCTGCGGTAGTGGCCGGAAAAGACGCCGAGGCGGATTGCGGACGGGGCATAGCCCTGCTTGGTCAGCTCGTGAACGAACACCAGGTTGCCGAGGGACTTCGACATCTTGGTCCCGTCGAGGCCGATCATGCCGGTATGGACGTAGAAGTCGGCCATCCGGTCCACACCCAAACCGGCCTCCGCGTGGGCGGCGGAAAATTCATGGTGCGGGAAAATGAGATCGTTGCCGCCGCCCTGGATGTGGAAGGTGGAGCCCAGGCGGTTGGTGGCGATGGCCGAACACTCCACGTGCCAGCCCGGCCGCCCGGGGCCGAACGGCGAGTCCCACTTCGGCTCCCCATCGCGGTGCGCGCGCCAGATAAGCGCGTCGAGCGGATCCTTCTTCCCCGGGCGATCCGGATCGCCGCCGCGCTCGGCGAAGAACTGCTCCATCTGCTCGCGTGAGTAATTGGACTCGTAGCCGAACTGCTCGGTGGCCGCTATCGAGGCGTAAACGTCCGGGTAGTCCGGATCGTCGACCACGTAGGCCGCGCCGTTGTCCAGCAGGCGCTGAACCAAGTCAATGATCTCGTCAATCGCTTCCATGGCGCCGACGAAGTCCTGCGGCGGGAACGCCTCGAGAGTTTCCATGTCGGAGCGAAACAGCGCGGTCTGTTCGTCGCCCAACTCCCGCCAGTCCACGCCGTCGCGCTCGGCGCGCTCGAAGAGCGGATCGTCGACGTCGGTGACGTTCTGGACGTAGTGGACGCGGTAGCCGTTATCCAGCAGAACGCGGTAGATGAGATCGAACGTCAGGTAAGTCGCGGCGTGGCCGAGGTGAGTCGAGTCGTACGGGGTAATGCCGCAGACGTACATCCGGGCTTCATCCCCGGAAATTTCTACTGGGCGCACCGCGCCATCGGCGGTGTCCCGCAGGTGCAGCTGGCGGGCTTCACCCGGCACGGACTCAATGGAGGGAGTAGGCCAATTTTGCATGCCCGCCATGGTAGTCAGGGCCATATTCGCGCGCTAATACGGCTGGATTGCCCCCGTGGCAAGCAGCAGCATGACCAACAGGCCCAGCGGAATGCGGTACGCCGCGAACCAGGCGAACGAGTGGTTGGACACGAACTTCAGCAGCCAGGCGATAGACGCGTAGCCAATGACGAAGGCGATGGCCGTGCCCACGGCCAGCTGCGGCACCGTGGCCACCTGTCCGGCGGACGGGTCGAGCGCGTCCTTCAACTCGAAGAGCCCGGAACCAAGCACAGCCGGGATGGCCAACAGGAAGGAAAAGCGGGTGGCCACTTCCCTATTAAGACCTAAGAACAAACCGCCCGAAATCGTGCCGCCGGACCGCGAGACACCGGGGATGAGCGCAAGGCACTGACACAGGCCCATCACGATCGCGTCCTTGAACGTGAGCTGATCGAAGTCGCGCTTCTTCTGCCCCCACTTCTCGGCGGCAATGAAGACGAACGAGAATAGGATGAGCATCGCGGCGGTGGCCCACAGATTGCGGAAGGTGCTGCGGATGAGGTCCTGCAAGAACAGGCCCGCAAACACAATGGGCACG is a genomic window of Corynebacterium massiliense DSM 45435 containing:
- the aspA gene encoding aspartate ammonia-lyase, whose translation is MRSEEDLLGALDVPADAYYGVHTTRAINNFQISYVTINSIPAFIRGMVMVKKAAAMANRRLHTLPGDKAEAIIWACDQILEEGRCMDQFPIDVFQGGAGTSVNMNTNEVVANLALEYLGKEKGSYDIINPNDDVNMSQSTNDAYPTGFRLGLYTAVEQLIERFDELQDAFSAKADEFHDYLKMGRTQLQDAVPMTLGDEFKAFAHNLQEEQAVLRDAQARLLEVNLGATAIGTGVNTPAGYRHQVTAALSEVTGLDIKSSRDLIEATSDTGSYVLLHSAIKRAASKLSKICNDLRLLSSGPRAGLHEINLPPVQAGSSIMPGKVNPVIPEVVNQVCFKVHGNDVAVSMASEAGQLQLNVMEPVIGEALFQSIRIMGNAVKTLRTKCVEGITANKDVCRKYVEDSIGIVTYLNPFIGHHNGDMIAKESLETGKGVRELVLEKGLLDEATLDRVLSVQNLMHPEFRGKLYLDED
- a CDS encoding HAD family hydrolase, whose protein sequence is MSHSTPTSPQSPGTPAPSELSESSGDFAPAAIFWDMDGTLVNSEPLWGEAMYYLASLMGHSLTPDERAQTIGAAFPDMLRYMARISGVELTDADAAYYKAQLFSKIKDLFAQRLTMFPGVRVLLAELRRAGLPMLVTTNTQREVADSAITAIGREFFTDTICGDEVPQGKPAPDMYLEAARRVGAEPQQCLVFEDSTAGMTAALAAGCRVIGLPETDDISVPDGAVPITSLRGSAHRHLDGATAADVFAWFERLPAFRG
- the mshC gene encoding cysteine--1-D-myo-inosityl 2-amino-2-deoxy-alpha-D-glucopyranoside ligase encodes the protein MQNWPTPSIESVPGEARQLHLRDTADGAVRPVEISGDEARMYVCGITPYDSTHLGHAATYLTFDLIYRVLLDNGYRVHYVQNVTDVDDPLFERAERDGVDWRELGDEQTALFRSDMETLEAFPPQDFVGAMEAIDEIIDLVQRLLDNGAAYVVDDPDYPDVYASIAATEQFGYESNYSREQMEQFFAERGGDPDRPGKKDPLDALIWRAHRDGEPKWDSPFGPGRPGWHVECSAIATNRLGSTFHIQGGGNDLIFPHHEFSAAHAEAGLGVDRMADFYVHTGMIGLDGTKMSKSLGNLVFVHELTKQGYAPSAIRLGVFSGHYRSERDWSDEVLEEASARLRRWTAAVAERPGSLPRAQRLVSDVRAALADDLDTPTVLQRVDEWAQEDLEAHGADDPEAGDVVATALHSLLGVRAR
- a CDS encoding undecaprenyl-diphosphate phosphatase, whose amino-acid sequence is MSWLQTIVLSILQGLTEFLPVSSSGHLRIFSELFWGADAGASFTAVIQLGTELAVLVYFAPMIWQILRGWFRGWADKDSRGQDWRMGWFVIVGSVPIVFAGLFLQDLIRSTFRNLWATAAMLILFSFVFIAAEKWGQKKRDFDQLTFKDAIVMGLCQCLALIPGVSRSGGTISGGLFLGLNREVATRFSFLLAIPAVLGSGLFELKDALDPSAGQVATVPQLAVGTAIAFVIGYASIAWLLKFVSNHSFAWFAAYRIPLGLLVMLLLATGAIQPY